In the genome of Ursus arctos isolate Adak ecotype North America unplaced genomic scaffold, UrsArc2.0 scaffold_22, whole genome shotgun sequence, the window GCCCTAGAAGTAAGACACTGTGGATGATCTGCAACTCCCATCCCCTCTATCCTGAATAACCCTCCTCCACATTTTATAACAAACATCAAAGGGGCTTGTGTGGTATCCTAACTGTGAGTCAGACAAACTATGAGTCCTGTCTCTCCACCTACTACCTGTGACCATGGGGAAGTCGcctcacctctcccagcctcagtctcctcattgtAAAATGAGGAGTACGCTATCTGCCCTGCCCGCCGCCAAAAGGAGAGGTCCAAAGGGCTTATTCACTCATCACTCATTCCTACGCTGCTCTAACCacacctactgcatgccaggaCTGTTCTAGGCCAGGGGGACATGGCAGTGGGAAAATCAGCAAAGAGACTCGGTGGTAAACAAGACTGAGAGTCTCGGTTCCCATGGAGCTTCCAGTCTAAAGGGGAAGaaagacattaaacaaataattacacgGAAGGTGATTTAATTACAGTTGTGATAAACATTAAGCAGCACGGAGTGCTGTGAATGGGAAAGCCTTTGAAAAACTTCAAAACTGAGCAAATATAAAGAACCAATCTTTGTGTTGTTGCTGCTATTCGTGCAGAGCTGTTCTGGGCACAGAACGGGGAGAACTTCGCAATCCATGCCTCTCAGAATGGACGCAGGGAGACAGTCCGACGTGGACATGTGATACGGGACATACCAACTGCCAAACAGAAAAGGCCGCTGAAGCGCTCTCCTCAAGAGCGGCCCCTGAGACTTGCCTGCGCATGCAGTGAGCGGCGGTCACCACCCAGTGCGGCGCCAGCACAGAGCCCCCGCACGTGTGCCGGGAGCCCAGGGCCACACTGGCCTGCCAGGGCCAGCGCCCAGGAGCTGCGGCCTGCCCGCCGACTATCCGGGAGGCCAGGGGCCTCACCCCACACTCTGCAAACAGAGAAGCACAGGGAAGATGGTGAGTTAGAAGACAGGTGGGTGTCAGCATGGTCCTAATCCTCGGGGATGTGGCCCAGTGTGGACAGCTctcatttattactttatttggGGGACGGGATGGTTGAAGTGTCAATTATACACCTGTGTGCCCCCTCAGGCTGCGAGCTCACTGACAGACACGACCATGCCTACATTGTCTGTGGAACCCCAACACTTCACAAAAAGCCTGTCCCACAGAAGGGGTCAAAATGTTGGGGTGTGGACGGATacatggaagaggagagaggaagagatgcaTAGATGATTGGGGGGGGTCAGACGAAAGGAGCTCACAGACTGTCTCCCATGTGGCCCCTAGTTTGCACCCTTCCTTGGTCTCCTGAAGGTGCTAACCAGTTAGCAGCCAACAGTAATCCTTTGGGGCTTTCCAGATGAAAGGGGGCGGGAGCTTTGGAAGTCCTGGCAGGCAGTGAAGCAAGGAGATCATCCACCCAGATCAGTGGCTGGTGGGGGACAGAACAGAGATTTGGACAGGGCCCTGTTGGGGCAGAACTGTGTTTGCAAGAAggggaccagcaggcagaggggcaggtgggCTAGGAACTCCACCCCAGACCCAGTTGAGCCTCTCTGTGGGGCTCTCCACACTTAGGACGGGAGACTCCCTCCACCCACTGCCACCTTCCTGGATATGTCTGGATATGACTCACCAGAGCATCTGAGGGAAACGATCTGGCCGGAAGCACAACTGTTCCTACAAAACAGAGGTGGCAGTAAGAGGCTGGGCAGGGGCCCACCCGAGACCAGGCATGGAGACCAGGGGCAGTTGTCAGGTGGAGACGGAGGAGGCCTCTGGTGCAGTCCCCCATCTGCACCTGCCTGCATCCAAGACCCTAGGCCCCTCCTCGTTAACAGGTCTCCAGGACAGCAGTGCTACTCTGCCCCATCACCCCAGGGCACCAGCAGGAGGCTGTGGCCCTTGAGGGTTGTCTCGGACAGGGCCCAAAGTTACAAATCCAGTGTTTGTAGACGGAAAGTCCAGCTGTGCCCACTAAGGGCCTCTGAATAAACGTGTGTTTGGTGGATGGATAAGAGAGTGAAGGAAGAAAGCACACTTCACCCCACGCCCCTCCTGAGCTtactctattctctctctctctccagccccttccttgctctcctttctccctcctccttcctagCAAAACCTCAATTCCTGCTGGACCAaagctctcttctctcttctactCATCTTTGGCCGCATGGCCCAATGCCTTGATCCCTCTCATGTCCCAAACCCACAGGGCTCTGGCTCTCCTGGCAGAGTCAGTACCCACTCACGTGAACTGAGTTTGTGATTTCTGACTGGGAAATGCTCCTCTGTGTCCTATCTCACACGGCCAATGTCCTCACCACCAGGCTCCCATGACAGGAAGATTTTTGCTGAACTGTTCACCAGAAGTAAGGGACCTCACTCAACCTCCTCAGAAGTCCTACCTGGACTGccacacctcctccaggaggccttccaGTCTGGGAGGGAGCTGAGCAAACCCCTGGGAGCTGTTGAGCTTGATGTCAGACAGGTTCACTCCCTTGTGGTGAGCGAGTCTTGGCGGAAGAGGGGAACAGAACAGGAGGGAACTGGTTTACACTGCAGCATGGGAAACGGTACATAATCATGACCAAGACATGCATGAGATACTATCCCCCCAGTGGCACAGTCACAGAGCAAGACTTTGACAGTGACCTCTTCCTGGATTCATATTTGTTAAAAAGCAGGGATgctcaaaggagagaaaaaagctgGGTCCCCATCATGCCCAGAGGCCAGGAGATGGCCAAAAGGACCTCTTGCCAGTCCCTGAGCACTTTGATGGGGACAGGCAGATAAAGGTGTCCAACTCTTCTttcccccccaccaccagcccTCCACCTACTCCAGGCCCCAAGCCTGGCCCCAGTTACCTGAGACGCCCAAGGCTCTGACAGATCCGAACCCCCAGCACAGCGCTCCAGCCCTCATGGCAGACCAGGAGCCAGTCTGGCCGCGCCCTCACCTGTACTTCCAGCAAGAAGTCCTCAGTGTTTATCCTGAAAGATACTGAAGGCACGGCATGGAAGTCACATCGTCCCTgctgcagggtggaggggcaagGTGGGCAGGGGGGCTGGACCTGGCCATGCTGGGACCTGAAGAGGCCTCAAGACAGCATCTGGGTCACctagtgtcaggctccctgtccCCCAGGGCATCAGGCTGGTTCTGAGAACAACATAACCCTTATTTATAGTGCTGCATTCCAGTTTGGTGTCTAACCGAGTGCTTTTAACTGTGCTCTGTCTCTCGTTGTCAAGGCAACCCTGTGGGGTGCGTATGACCATCCTCCCATGTTGCAGAGGGAAAACTAAGGCATGGAGGTTAACTGACCTGCCCCAGATCACAGAGTCTGCACGTGATGGATCCAGGACTTAAGTCCGGTCTCCCTGTTTCAAATCTTGTGGTACTACTACTGATGGGTACCATTGAGCACCTGCTTtctccaggctctgtgctaggctctTTTATATATTAGCTCGTATTATTCTCATAATTCATGTAGTAAATGGTTGTATCTCCATTTTgtagagaaggaaatggaagttCCAAGAAGCAATGTGCCCAAAGCCGCACAGCTGGCAAACGGCAGGCTCCACGCGGACCGTAACTTCTATAACTGATTCCAGCCCCTGCCTGGGCACCTAATCTTCTGATCCCCAATTCGTGCTTGGCAGGGAGGGGACAATGTGAAGGCAGCGGGGTCGGGGGTGTGCAATGTGGAGTAGTTGAGGACCCCTGCCGGCTACACGCTGGCTCCCCACATGCACCTGttccccctgccccatcctgctGGCTCACTCTGCCCCAAATGGCAAGTTGccatccctcctcccagcctgggcTCCTGGCCCAGCCCAAGCCAGGGATCAAGATAGTCCCCAGGGAGTGCTGAGAGCTCCAAATCAGAGATGGACTTTTCAAGGCTGGACTATGTCGCTCCCTTCCCACCAGAGGAGGAGACCCAGATGCTGGCAGTGACGTCACGGCCCTTCATTCTGGTCTGCTTGCCCCTGGCCGGAAGTGGGGATCCCAGAGCTGTGAAGGGGctcagggtggggggggcagtctGTAGCCTTGGGGGTGTGGCCCACCTGCTCTGGGAAGCACAGGGAGCAGGGCTTCCTCACCGCTGGCCTCGGAGCAGCTCAAAGGTATCTCATCATCCTGCAAGGTTCCGGGAGCGGGCTGAGAGGGCGCTGGCCACAGATACAGCACTTCAGAGGACAAGGACAGGGACAGGGTCACAGAGAAGAGGCTAGGAGGAGGGAGGGATTCCCACATGAGAGGGCCAAGGGGCAGAATAAGACCCCTGCAACACAGGGAGACAAAAGCAGCTGCCTGGAGACTCCCCCTCGACCACCCAGCCTCGGGCGGGTCCCCACCTAACACAGCGAGGAGAGGCACAGCACAcaccctctccctgtccctgcctctgtctctctcaactGGGAAAGATGTCTAGAGAAAGGTGGACTTGGGCCGCCCTGGGTTATCCATTCAAGTACCTTCCACTTCCCACGTTGGGACTAAAGCGTTCTGGACGCAGAGCCTAAATCCCTCCTGTCGCTGTCCCATCCCTTCTCCCCTGCTGTCAGTTCAGAGTAGGTGAGAAAGATGGGTCCTGGCTGCCCTTTACATCCGCTTGTCTCTTCCCGCAAGGATCCCCAGACCCTGTTCTTTGGCCCTCCCCGAGCACTGACGGGTCCCAGCACTGACCGAGAAGCCAGGAGCCGATGCTTGCACCAGCCAGCAGCGCCAGGGCTCCCAGCCCGGCACAGCAGCGTCGCCCTGAGCACCAGCGCCCCACCCACGAGCCTgcaggagagggcagaggagtCTGCGTGCCCTGCTCCTGCCTGCCAGCCTCACTCTGCCCGAGGCCCCACCATGGGGCTAGGCAGCcacggggctggggcaggagtcTGCCCCACTGCACCCGCCCGCCTCCCCTTACCCCCTCCCCACTGAGGCCCACAGAGCCCACTCaacccccaaactggaaacagagCAAAAGCAGGTCTGGGATAAACAGTGAGGCAGCCTCTGGCCATCAGCCCCTGGGGGCTCTCTCAAGAAGGATCTAGGGAATGTAGGAAGATTACCCATTCGCTGTCCCCACCCTGTCATTCCCCTATAGCCCAGTCTGGCCTACTGGGTTGCTGCCGGGCCTCGGGCCTCTGCAGTGGCTCTCTTGGCTTGGCTTTGAAGATCCCAGGTCCTGGGCCCTCCTCTGCGTCCTGATCCTCCATGTGGGCTTGGCcatccagcatcaggctctggagAAATAACTGTGGGTCACTCAGGATCCCCACACCAAGCGGAGAAGCTCAGCCCACGACAAGACTCCATTCTCTAATCTCAGCTGTGCACTCACTGCCTTTTTTTCATCTTGGAGACTGTGTATTCCCAGTGATGCCCCTCCAggccctctctgctctcctggagCCCCTACCCCATCCAACTTATTCTCACAcagccagttaagcatcagaGCAGGTATTCAAACCcagacagggggtgggggggtatgGACTCCGAAGCCCACACTCCTCACcactccctcccctggcctcccacCACCATCAAGAGCATCCGCTGAATCTCTTAACATCTGTCCTCAGGCCTCAAGATGCCAGCCTTCTTCATTCCCTCCTGTCTCAGAGGAAGAAGTTCCCCTGCCCAATGcaccatccattcatttatccagTAAATAAGATTTAGCCCGAGAGGGTGGGCCACAGTGCGGGACATTGTAGGGAGTTCAAAATAAATCAACATGGAACACCCTCCAGCTACCCCAGAGAATTTTCAGTCGAGTCCTGACATATTAAAAAAAGGCAGAACATGTTAAGtgacagaagaaaggagaggttACTTCTCACCGGGGGACTGAAAAAGGCTTCCTAGAAAAGGCAGCCTGAGACGGTCGCTCATAGATGAAGAGGGCTTGAACAGACATATATGGGCATTGGGTATTCCAGGCAGTTGAAGAGGCAAAGGCACGGGGGCGGGAAAGCATAGAGCATAGTAAGTTATATGTTTGCCTGACATTCATGTGCCATGAAGAAGAGTAATGGAAAATAAGATCTTGGAAGAAATATCAGACCAGCAGTTTAAAGCTAGGTCTGCAGCCTACTGTGTGAACTTAACTCAACACCTCTCCaaacttcaattttctcatttggaaaataagagAGATAACCACTACTACCCAACAAGTAATCTCCCTCCTCTAGTATCTTATCTCCACCCACTGTCCAAGCCAGAGCAATACTCCTATAATTCAAACATCTTTAAAGCACCCAATGAATCTTCCTGCACTCTAAGAAAAATCCAAAGTCCTACGGTACAGCCCacaaaatcctctgtgctttcaCCCTTCCTCACCTCTCCATCCCCACCTGCCAGCATGACTCCCTCCACGGTGGAACTCAGGGTCATGGTAACACACACGCCAGTCCTCTGGGCCTTCACGTGCTCTCGTACCACAGAGACTTTGCATCTGCCGTCCTTTTCCCAACGTAGCTGACTCCCAAGACCCAGCTTAGATGTCACTTCTCCAAGAAGCTTTCTTCAATCTATAAGGCACCTGTTGTGGCCCTCTATTGCGCTcatttacttctctttctctctgcccttcctcattGGTCTAGGCTCCCAGATTTCACCCTGGAAATCATTCTGTTGGACCCGTGAACACACTTGCCAGTTCACCTCACAAGTAGGGCAGCAGCCCACACTTCCATATGAAGCAAGACATCACCCCTACTTCCCATCCCCTACACCAGTTACAGCCCAGGATCTGTAGGGCTGGTCCTCCCACCAACAATAGGGCTTGTTTCTCCACAAGAAACATGGGGTCTTGGCTTGCCCCTTACCATATACACTCCTTCCTGGGTCTAGAGATGAGGCTCAAGGGCACAAACAATGAGACTTGGCTTTTAGTTCAGCTTCCGACTAACTGGCCTCACCCGAGGAGTTGCTCTACCTCCAAACCCACGTGTTTGAGCTCGCGCAGTCGCCTGCAACAATGGTCTGCAATGGCGCAGGATCTCCCGCTCCTCCTTTTGAGTAGGAGTTCAATGTAATAATGATTTGTTAGCACTGTCTATGTGCAGAGCACTTGGACAGGCCTATGGGGGatagaggggagaagaaaagtcagtccctggggaaaaaaataggagGTGGGCCACACAGGGCCCCCTCTAGGCTCTAGCCCCTGTGCCGGAGCTGCCAGAGGGGGCTCTTTCCACCTGCCTAGAAACCCAacgtgggggcggggagagagaaagagagagaggccagGTCAGGGGTGGCACAGATGTATGCACGGCCTTACCATTTGGGTCAGCGGAAACCCTCGGGGACTCTAGGCAGGATTCTGCTCCTGTTCTTGGACCAGCATTGATTGAATAGCCCAGTCAGCTTGGTCAGAGGGTGAGGTCTCCCTAGTTCACATATGGCCCCTCCCTTTATcctcccccctacacacacacacacacacacacacacacacagacatgtgcCAGAGAGACAATAAATCTGCTCAGAAACCATGAATAGACCCCTTGTTGCAGGAAAGGGGGCCAAAGGCTGGGctgggcagcctcagcccctcccaTCTGCTAACTAGAAGcttagaaacagagaaaaaggttacagggaggaggggaggccaaCTACTGTTGCTTAGCAACCAGGTCCCTTGTGCCAAACAGTGTGCCCCATGCGTGCTAGCACAATTCCCCCTTCCTGCTGACAGGGCTGTACTGGAAGGACTGATATTAGTATTTGTGGAAATGTTTCTGAGCCCTCTGGATTACATCTCATCTCTGTGTGGGTTGGCTTTCCCAGCACTCTGGGGCTGTCACCATGTTGGAATTGGGATGATAATGAGGAATCTTTGCCGCCTCTCTCCTCAGGGCTACACCTGTCACCCCAATGCTGGGGAAATGGGGCCTCTCCACCCAGCTTTCCTGGGGGCCAGTTACTATCGGAGCCCTCAGCGCTATCTTGCTTCAGAGCAGAAGGCggcccagctgagcccagagTGGGCTGAACACACCTGGGAACCACATCTCTTCCAGGATGCAGAACAGGtgccagggaaagaaaaaggctTGTGTGGTCTCCCCTCGTCCAAATGCTTCTCCCGGATCCCTCAGATGGAACAGTTAAGAATATGGGCTTTAGAAGTCAGGACTTCATCTAACCCCACTTCTGCCACTTCCCTTACTTAGCCTCACGTGTAAAGTGAGGATAACAGTACCCACCTCATAGGATTGATGCTGGAAATGAATGAGATTTGAATATAAAGCTTCTAGCCTGGTATCTAGCATATCATCTACTCAGTAAACATTGGctgctatcattattattactgtaaAACCTCATCCACACAggctttatttttcccctctactTCCCTCATACACTCAGTCAACTCAGAGCTTACAGTAATCACACAGAGCTCCCCACACTTCTAATACAATGAAGACACCGAGGGCAGATATGAAtcacaggagcaggaggagagaacTGGTAGCTGGAGCTGAGAATCCCCTGGCTAGGCTCTGAGTTCTCCTAAAACAAATACCCCTCAACCTACAAATATGCATACTTACTGTGTGTCCAGAACTAGTCTGGGCATGGAGAATGGCTAAGTCACCAGCTAGGAAACTGCAGGCTGACAGAAGACACAGGAACAGATATCAATAACTGTTACTtgtaaaaagtgaaataataggGGCATAAACACAGAGGTATAGGAAGATAAAAAAAAGCTGACTCCTTTGCCCAGAGGACACAGAAAAAGCTTCACAGGAGAGGAGACATTTGAGCTGTGTTTTGAGAAATGAGAAGGCGATTACGTAGAAGGGCATTCCAAATATACTACAGGTGATGACAGTGAAAATGACAGAGTAAAGACCTCCGCAAATTCTCTTCTCCATTAAAGCAAggagaaaactgacaaaaatttATCAGAATCAACTTTTTTAAAGCCTGGAAATTAACCAGAGGCTTACAGCAATATGGAAagtgtttattcaagaaaaacgACACAATCTTGGTAAGAACAGTGAGCTTTGTGGCATTTTAATTTGTTGTAATTCTATCACCCTCTCTTCAGTTCTGAAGTCGTCTTAGAAACCAACATCCCACAATCACAAGGAAAACCAGCAGCCTGGCAGCCACAGGTAGAACAGAGTTGGAGTTCCTTCAAAGCCTCATTTCCAGAGAGCTGTCATTATTTGAACTCTCTGGAAGATCCCTTTTGTGGGACTTTTTCTTTAAGGAGGTTTGTTGAAAACAATTAAAGACAGTTGTTGGACTTTATGGCAGCCTAAGGCAATGGGTAACAGTTGGGACAAACAATCAGCTAatcaaaaaccttaaaataaaaagctggggAATGAGGTATCCACAGGGGCTTTGAAAGGCTCTGAAATATTCCAGAGAATCTAGAAAGCAGGCATGTGCTTAGGAATGTGAACATACACAGGGCTGTGTACATACTTAGAAAAGACTTCAGGAAGGTCCTAAGCTTTCATCTCTGGCTAACCTTGATGCTCTGAAAAAGCAAGAAGTGAAGGCTAGGGCAGAGTTGTAAACTTCCTGGCTGAGTGTTGAAGGCATGCTCCAACATGCCCCTAGAGCCCCCCTGCAAAGACTGAGAGACTTATTGGTTCTAGGCATCAAAGGCAAATCTCTGTCCAATCTTTAGCTGACCACTAACTGAGCAGAGACATCGGTGGCCACACGTGACAAAGAATATAGACATCACAGaataaacaaacagcaacaacaataaacactagggaatggggaaaatctgatttccagagttgatgtattatattatttaaaaccCAGTTTTCAATAAGAAATTGTgaggcacacacaaaaaataagaagggggaaaaagaaatcaataaagcGTTCTGGTTCAAGATGATGACATACAAGGCTCCTGAATTCAATTCTttccacagacacaccaaatctacagtTACACACAGAGCAATTCTCTCTGAAAGGAATCTAGAAACTAGCTGAGTGACTCCTACAATAGGCCAAACAAGGAAATATCCACATCAAAACTGGCAGGAAAGTTTGAGACACACTCTTGCCATAAACTCCACCCCTGGCACAGCAACATATAATCAGAAGGAAACTCACAATTCTCAAATTCTCCCTGAGGAGGGAAGTGTTTGGAACCCACATCTAGCACTCCAACTTTTCAGACTTCCACCTGAAGGACAGGCTCCCCAAACACCTAGTTCTGAAAGTGAATGGAGCATGCATGCATGATAACCACTATAAGGCTAAACACGTTATTCATCCTATAATTCATAGAAgttataacatggtgactatagtttaTAACACTGCAAAGCAAAACTAAAATCTGCTAAGAGTATttaacttaaatgttctcaccaaaaagtaagtaaataaatatgtgggGTAATAGATGTGTTAATGAACTAGATGAGAAGAGCCCTTTCACAACACACGTAAAGATCAAATCATTAATATGTACACTTTAATTTTACAATCACAattttgtctgaaaaaaaaaaaaagagtgtgtttTAGATTAAACTGGGACTGGCCTCTTTCTGACCATCCTTCTCTGCTTTGCTACCTAAGAatgctcccttctctttctctctctactgcTTCCATTCCAGGTGAGCTATTCTGAGTACCCTGGCCATTTCCCTGGTTGGAAGAGAATACCCACCTCCAGGGTAAGGCAGCAGGGGCCTATAGTGCAAACTTGAAGGAGGCAATCACTAGCAAGTGGAGTGTCAGTACCTGGATACCCGAAGAGTGATGCCTCCTTAACTTCTGTGCCGTAGGGGGCACTATCTGACACCAGCTGAAGCATGACCCCTCTGCATGAAGGCCCTGGGATCTCTATTTTTACCATGGTGATTTATATGTAGCCTCATCCTAGTCTTGGCCCTATTCCCCTACTTTCTTCCACCTGACAACTCCCTGACTCCCAGGACCAAGTCTACAGATAAGCCCCAACTTATGAACCTCGAAATtttgctttctctcctcctttaGTCACTATTCTCAAAAACAACAAGGGCCTTTCTCACACTGTTGTATTTCTCCTCTATCCAAATGGAAATAC includes:
- the TMPRSS5 gene encoding transmembrane protease serine 5; the protein is MSLMLDGQAHMEDQDAEEGPGPGIFKAKPREPLQRPEARQQPSSWVGRWCSGRRCCAGLGALALLAGASIGSWLLVLYLWPAPSQPAPGTLQDDEIPLSCSEASGEEALLPVLPRAVSFRINTEDFLLEVQVRARPDWLLVCHEGWSAVLGVRICQSLGRLRLAHHKGVNLSDIKLNSSQGFAQLPPRLEGLLEEVWQSRNSCASGQIVSLRCSECGVRPLASRIVGGQAAAPGRWPWQASVALGSRHTCGGSVLAPHWVVTAAHCMRSFRLSRLSSWRVHAGLVSHSAVRPHQGAVVERIIPHPLYSTQNHDYDIALLRLQTPLNFSDTVGPVCLPAEKQDFPRGSQCWVSGWGHTNPSHTHSSDTLQDTVVPLLSTQLCNSSCVYSGALTPRMLCAGYVDGRADACQGDSGGPLVCLDGGTWHLVGVVSWGRGCAEPNHPGVYTKVAELLDWIHDTVRHREEAI